The following are from one region of the Pirellulaceae bacterium genome:
- a CDS encoding RNA-binding protein codes for MNIYVGNLSFQATEADLESAFAEYGQVKSVSIVKDRETGRSRGFAFVEMRDAKEGRDAIEGVNLRNIAGRSVTVNEARPREDRRGGGGGGGGGGGGGGGRGRW; via the coding sequence ATGAACATTTATGTGGGTAATCTGAGCTTTCAGGCAACTGAAGCCGATTTGGAATCTGCGTTTGCCGAGTACGGACAAGTCAAGTCTGTAAGCATCGTCAAGGATCGCGAGACAGGGCGTTCGCGAGGCTTCGCGTTTGTCGAAATGCGAGATGCCAAAGAAGGTCGTGATGCCATTGAAGGCGTTAACCTTAGAAATATCGCTGGCCGATCAGTCACCGTCAATGAAGCTCGTCCGCGTGAAGATCGTCGCGGCGGAGGCGGCGGCGGTGGCGGAGGCGGCGGAGGCGGTGGTGGCCGCGGTCGCTGGTAG
- a CDS encoding sodium/solute symporter (Members of the Solute:Sodium Symporter (SSS), TC 2.A.21 as described in tcdb.org, catalyze solute:Na+ symport. Known solutes for members of the family include sugars, amino acids, nucleosides, inositols, vitamins, urea or anions, depending on the system.), with translation MQLSIIDLLFVGTYLISVAALGVWVGRGAKSGLDLFLGGRSLPWWAVGTSLVVSDIGAKDMMGLADDGYRFGLVMTNFDLIGCIFPVLIAAFVFMPLLWMAGVYTIPEYLGLRYNQAVRLCFAIVWALFMIGTLGVIFVSAGTMFESLLGMPFMGAVLLTALLVGLYTCIGGLKAVVYTDFVSCIVLIIGAIMICAIGLGEVGGWSGLRERVAQLPDTQHHFQLLRPADDKDYPWPAVLLGLGFVLGPAYWIGNQAIVQRTFGTRSQAEARASYLLCAAIKIVFPFLLVVPGLIGLALLSDRLGPPGSDQWQSGIVLPELVKLLPTGVLGIVLGAFFAGIMSNLDSYVNSASTLCVTDIYRPLIRPNSGDRETLWVGRILVVAFLTLGVLSSSVIRQQFNSVFEAFQTFLSFFQGPLLALLLLGMLSSRVTQWGGLAGMLLGVSSSVTLWYNGLLFLWVAWWSFVIAIAVTMVVSLMTKPYDRQRLRGLVCWLPHLPESNAELRANREAEEDERR, from the coding sequence ATGCAGCTTTCCATTATCGATCTACTGTTTGTCGGCACCTATTTGATTAGCGTTGCCGCGCTGGGTGTGTGGGTCGGTCGAGGAGCGAAGTCGGGATTGGATTTGTTTCTGGGCGGACGTTCGTTGCCGTGGTGGGCTGTCGGTACGTCGTTGGTCGTATCCGACATCGGTGCCAAGGATATGATGGGCCTAGCCGACGACGGATATCGCTTTGGGCTGGTAATGACCAACTTCGATTTGATCGGCTGTATCTTTCCAGTCTTGATTGCTGCGTTCGTGTTCATGCCGCTGCTGTGGATGGCAGGTGTGTATACGATTCCTGAATACCTCGGATTGCGCTACAACCAAGCAGTGCGGCTGTGCTTTGCCATCGTCTGGGCGCTGTTCATGATCGGTACGTTGGGTGTCATCTTTGTCAGCGCGGGCACCATGTTTGAGAGTCTACTGGGCATGCCCTTTATGGGTGCAGTTTTGCTCACGGCGTTGTTGGTGGGCCTGTATACCTGCATCGGTGGTTTGAAGGCCGTTGTGTATACCGATTTTGTGTCCTGCATTGTGCTGATCATTGGCGCCATCATGATCTGCGCGATTGGGCTGGGTGAAGTTGGCGGTTGGAGCGGACTGCGCGAGCGTGTCGCCCAGTTGCCCGACACACAGCACCATTTTCAGTTACTGCGTCCGGCCGACGACAAGGACTATCCTTGGCCGGCAGTCCTGTTAGGGTTGGGCTTTGTGCTTGGTCCGGCGTACTGGATCGGCAATCAAGCTATTGTGCAGCGCACGTTCGGCACACGCAGCCAGGCCGAGGCCCGCGCATCGTATCTGCTGTGCGCGGCTATCAAAATCGTGTTTCCATTCCTGCTGGTCGTTCCCGGTTTGATCGGGTTAGCCCTGCTCAGCGATCGGCTCGGTCCTCCGGGTAGTGACCAATGGCAGTCAGGAATCGTTTTGCCAGAACTCGTCAAACTTCTACCAACTGGCGTGCTGGGTATCGTGTTAGGCGCATTTTTCGCTGGCATCATGTCGAATTTAGATTCGTATGTAAATTCGGCCTCCACGCTGTGCGTGACCGACATCTATCGGCCATTGATTCGGCCCAATTCAGGCGATCGCGAGACGCTGTGGGTGGGGCGCATACTGGTAGTTGCCTTTCTGACGTTGGGCGTATTGAGTTCCAGCGTCATCCGCCAGCAGTTCAATTCGGTGTTTGAAGCCTTTCAAACCTTCTTGAGTTTCTTTCAAGGTCCGCTGCTGGCGCTACTGTTGTTGGGAATGCTTTCCAGTCGCGTAACGCAGTGGGGTGGCCTGGCCGGCATGTTGCTGGGCGTGTCATCATCTGTGACGTTGTGGTACAACGGACTGTTGTTTCTATGGGTTGCCTGGTGGTCGTTTGTGATCGCAATTGCAGTCACCATGGTCGTCAGTTTGATGACTAAACCGTACGATCGACAGCGACTGCGAGGGCTTGTGTGTTGGCTGCCGCACTTGCCTGAGTCAAACGCCGAACTGCGGGCAAACAGAGAGGCTGAAGAAGATGAGCGGCGGTGA
- a CDS encoding competence/damage-inducible protein A, translated as MITAEIIAIGSELLTPTRIDTNSLWLTERLNEIGIEVRLKTIVGDDVPSLQASIAQAIARSQVVITTGGLGPTEDDLTRQCAAAALGRELVYHQELLEAIRQRFVHLGYDMPEKNRVQALVIEQAEVLINANGTAPGQWIRTGQCDLFILPGPPKEMQPMFEAQVLPRLRQRAGQVSVRRKVLRVSGMGESFLDELIAPIYTQYQNPKTATLFNKTEVEVQLTAQGPTQTEADRLNDELATRIADKLGIALFALNGETMEEVVGKLLSDAGKTVAVAESCTGGLVAQRLTDIPGSSAYFIQAVVAYHNAVKTRLLGVPGELIEAQGAVSAEVAEAMACGLRERAGTDFAISTTGVAGPGGGSPEKPVGTVFVGYSDARQTKSLRLRLPGDRNLIRWRASQAALDYLRRQLLKIGAKDLS; from the coding sequence ATGATCACCGCTGAAATTATCGCCATTGGCTCCGAACTGCTGACACCCACGAGAATTGACACCAACAGTCTGTGGCTAACCGAGCGACTGAACGAAATCGGCATCGAAGTTCGGCTCAAAACAATCGTGGGTGACGACGTACCGTCTCTGCAAGCCAGCATCGCTCAAGCCATCGCCAGGTCCCAGGTGGTCATCACTACCGGTGGTCTGGGGCCAACGGAAGATGATTTGACTCGACAGTGCGCGGCGGCAGCCCTGGGACGAGAGCTAGTCTATCACCAGGAGTTGCTGGAAGCGATTCGCCAGCGATTTGTTCACCTGGGATATGACATGCCCGAAAAGAATCGCGTGCAGGCGCTGGTTATCGAACAAGCTGAAGTGCTGATCAATGCTAACGGAACGGCACCAGGTCAATGGATCCGTACCGGCCAGTGCGACCTATTCATTCTGCCCGGACCGCCCAAGGAGATGCAGCCCATGTTCGAGGCGCAAGTGTTACCACGACTGAGACAACGCGCTGGCCAGGTCAGTGTGCGTCGCAAGGTGTTGCGAGTATCGGGTATGGGCGAGTCCTTTCTGGACGAGCTGATTGCACCAATCTACACGCAGTATCAAAACCCGAAGACGGCCACGCTGTTCAATAAAACCGAAGTGGAGGTGCAATTGACGGCGCAGGGACCTACCCAGACCGAAGCCGACCGGCTGAACGACGAACTGGCCACGCGAATTGCCGACAAGCTGGGCATCGCCCTTTTTGCCCTGAACGGCGAAACGATGGAAGAGGTAGTGGGTAAGTTGTTGAGCGATGCGGGCAAGACGGTAGCGGTGGCCGAAAGCTGTACCGGCGGCCTGGTAGCTCAGCGATTGACCGATATTCCGGGATCATCGGCCTACTTTATTCAGGCCGTGGTCGCCTATCACAATGCCGTTAAGACTCGGTTACTGGGAGTACCCGGCGAACTAATTGAAGCTCAGGGGGCCGTATCGGCCGAGGTGGCCGAAGCGATGGCCTGTGGCCTCCGCGAGCGAGCTGGCACGGATTTCGCAATCTCTACCACCGGCGTGGCCGGACCGGGTGGAGGAAGTCCGGAGAAGCCGGTGGGAACGGTATTTGTTGGTTATAGCGATGCTCGACAAACCAAATCACTGCGGCTGCGGCTGCCGGGTGATCGGAACTTGATCCGCTGGCGTGCCTCTCAGGCTGCGCTGGATTATTTGCGGCGGCAATTACTTAAAATTGGAGCTAAAGACCTAAGTTGA
- a CDS encoding sulfatase, producing MTMILNNARLSYWPQGWLAAIACCALWTTQSTWADVQSNTRPAATNIIFIMADDLGYTDLGCFGSRYYETPNIDRLADQGMKLLNHHHCQNCTPTRAALMSGQYPARTGVYTVGNIDRFNWRSRPLRPVDNLTELPLDRDTIAAQLKRAGYATGMFGKWHIGDKGAYHPSQRGFDEAIVSAGQHFNFRTNPRVTYPSGQYLADFLTDRAVDFITRHQDQPFFLYLPHFGVHSPHEAKPETVQRFAGKPSDGGHNNSTYAAMIYSVDESVGRIMHTLDQLNLSDKTLLIFTSDNGGVGGYVREGIKESGDVTDNHPLRSGKGSLYEGGTRVPLIVRWPGVTVPGSACNEPTIHVDMFPTLLEVSGAPRPQQSLDGESLAALLRNPHAKLAREAIYQHFPGYLGAGKNSWRTTPVSLIQSGRWKLLEFLEDRRLELYDLEQDIGESHNLAKEQSEITSDLHARLVQWRQSMNASMPTANISAN from the coding sequence ATGACCATGATCCTCAACAATGCTCGCTTGAGTTACTGGCCCCAGGGCTGGTTAGCAGCCATCGCGTGTTGTGCGCTGTGGACCACGCAGAGCACCTGGGCCGATGTACAGTCTAACACTCGGCCAGCAGCTACCAACATCATCTTTATCATGGCTGATGATTTAGGGTATACCGATTTGGGCTGCTTTGGCAGCCGGTACTACGAGACGCCCAATATCGATCGTCTGGCTGACCAAGGAATGAAGCTACTGAATCACCATCACTGCCAAAATTGTACACCCACGCGGGCGGCGCTTATGAGCGGTCAGTATCCGGCTCGCACCGGCGTTTATACTGTTGGCAACATCGACCGCTTTAACTGGCGCAGCCGGCCGTTGCGGCCTGTCGATAATCTGACGGAACTGCCGTTGGATCGAGACACAATCGCCGCACAGCTCAAGCGCGCTGGTTATGCCACGGGGATGTTTGGTAAATGGCATATTGGCGATAAGGGGGCTTATCATCCCAGCCAGCGCGGCTTCGACGAGGCCATCGTTAGCGCTGGACAGCATTTCAACTTTCGGACCAATCCCCGGGTCACCTATCCGTCCGGGCAGTACTTGGCAGATTTCCTGACCGATCGAGCGGTGGACTTCATCACTCGGCATCAGGATCAGCCGTTCTTCTTGTATTTACCACACTTTGGTGTGCATTCCCCCCACGAGGCCAAGCCGGAAACAGTTCAGCGGTTTGCCGGCAAGCCGTCAGACGGCGGGCATAACAATTCAACTTACGCAGCCATGATCTATTCTGTTGATGAGAGCGTAGGGCGAATCATGCACACCCTTGACCAATTGAATTTGTCCGATAAGACGCTGCTGATTTTTACCAGCGACAACGGCGGCGTCGGTGGTTATGTGCGCGAAGGCATTAAAGAATCGGGAGACGTGACTGACAACCATCCACTCAGGAGCGGCAAAGGCAGCTTGTATGAAGGGGGAACTCGAGTTCCATTGATTGTCCGCTGGCCCGGCGTGACGGTACCGGGGTCGGCATGTAATGAACCGACCATTCACGTGGACATGTTTCCCACATTGCTGGAAGTCTCTGGTGCACCCAGGCCGCAACAATCCTTGGACGGAGAGAGTCTCGCGGCGCTGCTGCGAAATCCGCATGCCAAGCTGGCGCGCGAGGCGATCTATCAGCATTTTCCGGGCTACTTGGGGGCGGGAAAGAACTCGTGGCGCACTACGCCAGTTAGCCTGATCCAAAGCGGACGCTGGAAGCTGCTGGAGTTCCTGGAGGATCGTCGCTTGGAACTGTACGATCTCGAACAGGACATAGGCGAGTCGCACAATTTGGCCAAGGAGCAGTCAGAGATTACCAGCGATCTACATGCGCGACTGGTACAGTGGCGACAATCTATGAACGCGTCCATGCCGACAGCGAATATATCAGCCAATTAG
- a CDS encoding HD domain-containing protein: protein MTWNEVWEAQIADWVQQQMTGADAAHGLDHVRRVVVNARMIAVQEGAILSVVLPAAWLHDCVIVAKNSSLRGQASRLAAERAGQYLRSINYPTNLIDAIAHCIQAHSFSAGITCETLEAQIVQDADRLEALGAIGIARCLMTGGALRQQLYDPQSPFPVNRAAADDVYSIDHFFVKLFRLPSTMHTATGRQLAGRRSAFMIEFLRQLASEIAADPQQLEWALRNATLPNQSGQAGGQ, encoded by the coding sequence ATGACATGGAATGAAGTTTGGGAAGCGCAAATCGCAGACTGGGTTCAGCAGCAAATGACTGGTGCTGATGCCGCGCACGGCTTGGACCATGTGCGACGCGTGGTCGTCAACGCTCGGATGATTGCTGTACAGGAAGGTGCCATATTGTCGGTCGTTCTTCCTGCCGCCTGGCTACACGATTGTGTGATTGTCGCTAAGAATTCGTCGCTACGAGGACAAGCTTCGCGATTGGCTGCCGAGCGTGCTGGCCAGTATTTGCGGTCGATCAACTATCCGACGAATTTGATCGATGCTATCGCTCACTGCATCCAGGCTCACAGCTTTTCGGCAGGAATAACGTGCGAGACGTTAGAAGCGCAAATCGTACAAGATGCCGACCGTCTGGAAGCCCTAGGTGCAATTGGCATCGCCCGCTGCTTGATGACCGGAGGAGCCTTGCGGCAACAGTTGTATGATCCGCAATCACCGTTTCCGGTCAATCGAGCGGCTGCCGATGATGTTTATTCGATCGATCACTTCTTCGTCAAGTTGTTTCGCTTGCCCAGCACTATGCACACGGCGACTGGGCGTCAATTGGCTGGCCGACGATCGGCCTTCATGATCGAATTCTTGCGTCAGCTAGCATCAGAAATCGCTGCCGATCCACAGCAGCTTGAATGGGCCCTGCGCAATGCGACTTTGCCAAACCAGTCAGGCCAGGCAGGGGGTCAATGA